In Streptacidiphilus sp. P02-A3a, the DNA window CGCGCCCCCGGCGCTGGGCCGGGTCGACCGGGCGGGCGACACGCCTTAGCTAGCTCTGCTGCTGGACGCCCGAGCGGCGTTGCAGGTTCGCCAGGTAGGCGTTGTAGTCGTTGAGCTCCTTGTCGCCGTCGCGGTCCGCGGTGCGGTCCTTGCGCCGGGACAGCCGCTCCTCCGACTTGGCCCACTGGAAGGTCAGCGCGATCAGCACGATGAAGGTCGGGATCTCGCTGAACGCCCAGGCCAGCCCGCCCGCCATGTGCTGGTCGGAGAGCGGGTCCACCCCGAGCGAGGCGGCCGGATGGGCGAAAGTGGTCACCATCAGGCCGGACGACATCATGATCGCGATGCCGAAGAAGGCGTGGAACGGCATCCCGATGAACAGCTCCAGCATCCGCATCAGGTGCCCGGGCCGGTGCGGGCCCGGGTCGACGCCCATGATCGGCCAGAAGAAGAGCAGGCCCACCCCGAGGAAGTGCACCATCATCAGCTCGTGGCCGAGGGTGGTGCGCATCAGGAAGTCGAACAGCGGGGTGAAGTAGAGCCCGTACAGGCTGGCGATGAACAGCGGCAGGGTGAACGCCGGGTGCGAGACCACCTTCACGTAGCGCGAGTGCAGCAGCGAGACCAGCAGGTCGCGCGGGCCGCGGCGGCCCCGGCCGCTGGCCGGGAGCGCCCGCAGCGCCAGCGTGATCGGTGCGCCCATCAGCATGATGATCGGCGAGAACATCGACAGCACCATGTGCTGGAGCATGTGCGCGCTGAGCATCTGCATGCCGTACTGGTCGAGGCCGGTGCAGGTGACCAGCGCGATGGTGAGCACGCCCAGGACCCAGGCGACGGTGCGCCCCATCGGCCACTGGTCGCCGCGCCGCCGCAGCCGGACCACGCCGGTCAGGTAGAGGCCGAGCAGCAGCAGGCAGCCGATCAGGAACGGCAGGTTCACCGTGGGGTGGAAGGCCAGGACCCGGCCCA includes these proteins:
- a CDS encoding cytochrome c oxidase assembly protein, which translates into the protein MSTMPGMPGMTQELPPWTVGRVLAFHPTVNLPFLIGCLLLLGLYLTGVVRLRRRGDQWPMGRTVAWVLGVLTIALVTCTGLDQYGMQMLSAHMLQHMVLSMFSPIIMLMGAPITLALRALPASGRGRRGPRDLLVSLLHSRYVKVVSHPAFTLPLFIASLYGLYFTPLFDFLMRTTLGHELMMVHFLGVGLLFFWPIMGVDPGPHRPGHLMRMLELFIGMPFHAFFGIAIMMSSGLMVTTFAHPAASLGVDPLSDQHMAGGLAWAFSEIPTFIVLIALTFQWAKSEERLSRRKDRTADRDGDKELNDYNAYLANLQRRSGVQQQS